From the genome of Methanobrevibacter smithii ATCC 35061, one region includes:
- the argB gene encoding acetylglutamate kinase, with product MKDVNILVEALPYIKKFHEKKILIKYGGHAMIDEDAMSSTVRDTVLLKYVGMEPLIVHGGGPEISRSMDKLGKEPKFIKGLRVTDEETMEIIEMVLVGKISTDIVSQISYHDGKGISLSGKDSRLIFAHKKPVSKVTSESGGEEEIDLGLVGEIDCINTDLLEMFLKNNYIPVISPVGIADDGSSLNLNADTAAGEIASSVDAEKLIILTDVPGVLRDPNDPDSLIQRIKIDEVPDLIEEGVISGGMIPKIETCVKAIEDGVKSCHIIDGRKKHSLLLEIFTKNGIGTMIYK from the coding sequence ATGAAGGACGTAAATATTTTAGTTGAGGCTTTACCTTATATTAAAAAATTCCATGAAAAAAAGATTCTGATTAAGTACGGAGGACATGCTATGATAGATGAAGATGCAATGTCTTCTACAGTTAGGGATACTGTTCTTTTAAAATATGTGGGTATGGAACCACTTATTGTTCATGGTGGCGGTCCGGAAATATCCAGATCTATGGACAAGTTAGGTAAAGAGCCTAAATTCATTAAAGGATTAAGAGTTACTGATGAAGAAACTATGGAAATTATTGAAATGGTTTTAGTTGGTAAAATAAGTACAGATATTGTTTCTCAGATTTCTTATCATGATGGAAAAGGCATAAGTTTATCTGGTAAAGACAGCAGATTAATTTTCGCTCATAAAAAACCTGTCAGTAAAGTTACCAGCGAATCTGGCGGAGAAGAGGAAATTGATTTAGGTCTTGTGGGTGAAATTGATTGCATCAATACAGATTTACTTGAAATGTTTCTGAAAAACAATTATATTCCGGTTATATCTCCGGTAGGTATCGCCGATGATGGATCAAGTTTAAATTTAAATGCAGATACTGCAGCTGGTGAAATAGCTAGTTCTGTTGATGCTGAAAAGTTAATAATTTTAACTGATGTTCCGGGAGTTTTAAGAGATCCTAATGACCCTGATTCATTAATCCAAAGGATAAAAATAGATGAAGTGCCGGACTTAATTGAAGAAGGAGTTATTTCCGGAGGAATGATTCCAAAAATTGAAACATGTGTCAAAGCAATTGAAGACGGTGTTAAATCTTGCCATATCATTGACGGACGTAAAAAACATTCTCTTTTACTTGAAATTTTCACAAAAAATGGTATAGGAACTATGATTTATAAATAG
- a CDS encoding zinc ribbon domain-containing protein: MCGEDDEFTVICPICGEMIDAGDAVCPICGTPV, translated from the coding sequence ATGTGTGGAGAAGATGATGAATTTACTGTAATCTGTCCGATTTGTGGTGAGATGATTGATGCAGGAGACGCAGTCTGTCCAATCTGCGGAACTCCAGTTTAG
- a CDS encoding ribitol-5-phosphate dehydrogenase has translation MIKMINIIYRLVAPKFFEEAIEEINIDNVIVRPSYLSICQADQRYYQGKRASDVLEEKLPMALIHEGVGEVVFDNTGSFDVGDKVVMIPNTPTKEDEYISANYLPSSKFRGSGFDGFTSDLIQLNPDRLVKLPDNFNLKISAFIELISVICHGIDRFEKIAIKHKNCFGVWGDGNLGYITALLLKEFYPESEVTVIGKHGENLNLFSFADKTYKFHEVPDDLAIDHGFECVGSNASQAAIDQIINTINPQGSIILFGVSEYPIPINTRLILEKGLTIQGISRSERKDFLKVVELLKNNPNLFDSLDKLISEVVTIKSLNDLKEAFDKDYISGFGKTILVWDK, from the coding sequence ATGATAAAAATGATTAATATTATTTACAGATTAGTTGCTCCAAAATTCTTTGAAGAGGCTATAGAGGAAATTAACATAGATAATGTAATTGTAAGACCAAGTTATCTCTCAATTTGTCAGGCTGACCAAAGATATTACCAGGGTAAAAGAGCAAGTGATGTTCTTGAAGAAAAATTACCTATGGCTCTGATTCACGAAGGGGTCGGGGAAGTGGTATTTGACAATACAGGGAGCTTTGATGTTGGGGATAAAGTTGTAATGATACCAAACACTCCGACAAAAGAAGATGAATATATATCAGCTAATTACCTGCCGTCATCAAAATTTAGAGGCAGTGGTTTTGATGGATTTACAAGTGATTTAATTCAGCTAAATCCTGACAGACTAGTTAAACTGCCTGATAATTTTAATTTAAAAATTTCTGCATTTATAGAATTAATTTCAGTAATCTGCCATGGAATAGACAGATTTGAAAAAATAGCCATTAAACACAAAAACTGCTTTGGTGTTTGGGGAGACGGAAACCTCGGATATATTACAGCACTGCTGCTGAAAGAGTTTTACCCTGAAAGTGAAGTGACAGTTATTGGAAAGCATGGTGAAAATCTGAACTTATTTTCATTTGCAGATAAGACATACAAATTCCATGAGGTTCCAGATGACTTGGCTATTGACCATGGTTTTGAATGTGTTGGATCAAATGCATCACAAGCAGCTATTGACCAAATAATAAATACAATTAATCCTCAAGGGTCAATAATCTTATTTGGAGTAAGTGAATATCCTATTCCAATCAATACAAGGTTAATTTTAGAAAAAGGATTAACAATCCAGGGAATAAGTAGAAGTGAACGTAAAGACTTCTTAAAAGTAGTTGAATTGCTTAAAAACAATCCTAATTTATTTGATTCATTGGATAAGTTAATCAGTGAAGTTGTAACTATCAAATCATTAAATGATTTAAAGGAAGCTTTTGACAAAGATTACATTTCAGGCTTCGGAAAAACAATACTGGTGTGGGATAAATAA
- a CDS encoding IspD/TarI family cytidylyltransferase, protein MIFVAVLAGGIGSRMGDTDTPKQFLNLGDRPILIHTIEKFVIMDEIDEVIVLTPQNFINHTKHLIEEYTLNNDKIVVIEGGKTRNDTLKNSIDYIYENYSVDDDSIIITHDSVRPFVTHRIIQDNIKAAKKYGACDTVIPATDTIVESRDGKIIKNIPIRDYFYQGQTPQTFKINKLNSLINDLTDGEKEILTDAAKIFVLKGKDVALVDGDVTNIKITYPYDLKLANTILNDKND, encoded by the coding sequence ATGATTTTTGTAGCTGTTTTGGCAGGTGGAATTGGATCAAGAATGGGGGATACAGACACTCCTAAACAATTTTTAAATCTGGGAGATCGACCTATTTTAATCCACACAATTGAAAAATTTGTGATTATGGATGAGATTGATGAAGTGATAGTTTTAACTCCACAAAATTTTATAAATCACACAAAACATTTAATCGAAGAGTATACTCTAAACAACGATAAGATAGTTGTGATTGAAGGCGGAAAAACCAGAAACGATACTTTAAAAAACAGTATTGACTATATTTATGAAAATTACAGTGTTGATGATGATTCAATAATTATAACTCATGATTCTGTCCGTCCGTTTGTAACCCATAGGATTATTCAGGATAATATTAAAGCTGCAAAAAAATATGGGGCCTGTGATACAGTAATTCCTGCTACAGACACAATTGTGGAAAGTAGAGATGGAAAGATAATTAAAAACATTCCAATTAGGGATTATTTTTATCAGGGTCAAACTCCACAAACCTTTAAGATAAATAAATTAAATTCTTTAATCAATGATTTAACTGATGGTGAAAAAGAGATACTTACAGATGCTGCTAAAATATTTGTTTTAAAAGGTAAAGATGTAGCTCTTGTTGATGGAGATGTAACAAATATTAAAATTACATATCCTTATGATTTGAAATTAGCTAATACAATTCTAAATGATAAAAATGATTAA
- a CDS encoding class I SAM-dependent methyltransferase — protein sequence MSKKKMMMPANGHRIQGMTSEKFLDSKEFLDELNLTGSENFMDAGCGDGHVAIKALEEYITDGCVYALDMYEPSIEDMLKYKQENNADNLIPIVSNIAEHIDLDDETLDVVLMVNVFHGFKATRTLDEAVDELARVIKTDGGRIAIMDYKKQDVKNGPPTAIRSSPDDLQELFSAHGLKMTYLNEEIGEDIPEGKSHYLIIFEKE from the coding sequence ATGAGTAAAAAGAAAATGATGATGCCTGCAAATGGCCACAGAATTCAAGGCATGACTAGTGAAAAGTTCCTTGATTCTAAAGAATTTTTAGATGAATTGAATCTCACAGGCAGTGAGAACTTTATGGATGCCGGCTGTGGAGATGGTCATGTAGCTATTAAAGCATTAGAAGAATACATTACTGACGGTTGCGTTTATGCTTTGGATATGTATGAACCTTCTATTGAAGATATGCTTAAATACAAACAGGAAAACAATGCAGATAACCTAATCCCAATAGTATCCAATATTGCTGAACATATTGATTTGGATGATGAAACATTGGATGTTGTTTTGATGGTTAATGTTTTCCATGGTTTTAAAGCTACAAGAACATTGGATGAAGCAGTGGACGAATTGGCTAGGGTAATTAAAACCGATGGTGGAAGAATAGCTATTATGGATTATAAAAAACAGGATGTTAAAAACGGACCTCCAACAGCTATCAGAAGTTCTCCTGATGATTTGCAGGAATTATTTTCAGCACATGGTCTTAAAATGACTTATTTAAATGAGGAAATAGGTGAAGACATTCCTGAAGGCAAATCTCATTATTTAATAATATTTGAAAAAGAGTAG
- the argJ gene encoding bifunctional ornithine acetyltransferase/N-acetylglutamate synthase, protein MIFKELDGGLSVIDNLKVAGAKEGKYGVAVIVSENSDASAVFTSNKIVAAPVIYTKKVVEKGKVSAVFVNSGNANCFTGNQGIEDCESLVELVSKELNIPKGEIAISSTGVIGRKMPLDVITGVASKVFSSLGNKPEDSLAAANAIMTTDKIPKQCALEVTLTNGEKVKIAGITKGSGMIAPNMGTMLSFIVTDGVMESKYINKALKKAANKSFNMIVVDGDESTNDTCLLMANKASGVNIVNDGEIDPNFQEALEYLCIDLAKKMVKDGEGASKVIEANIYGAKNIDEARLAAKAIVTSPLFKSAVFGGDPNWGRIVSAIGYSGADVSADTVTIAIANKQDEVDLVKDGEILAFEGTDNLLRAEKIMLGEEVIVNVDLNKGDGEATAWGCDLSYDYVKINAEYTT, encoded by the coding sequence GAAAATAGTGATGCTTCAGCAGTATTTACATCAAATAAAATAGTGGCTGCTCCTGTAATATATACTAAAAAGGTAGTTGAAAAAGGAAAAGTTTCAGCAGTATTTGTTAATAGTGGAAATGCTAATTGTTTTACAGGCAATCAGGGAATTGAAGATTGTGAATCATTAGTTGAACTGGTTTCTAAAGAGCTGAATATTCCTAAAGGAGAAATAGCTATTTCTTCAACTGGGGTTATTGGCCGTAAAATGCCTCTTGATGTTATAACTGGTGTGGCTTCTAAAGTATTTTCCAGTCTTGGAAACAAACCGGAAGATTCATTGGCAGCTGCAAATGCCATTATGACTACTGATAAAATTCCAAAACAGTGTGCATTGGAAGTCACATTAACTAATGGTGAAAAAGTAAAAATTGCAGGAATTACAAAAGGCAGCGGAATGATTGCTCCAAATATGGGAACCATGCTGTCATTTATTGTAACTGATGGAGTAATGGAAAGTAAATATATTAATAAAGCTCTTAAAAAAGCTGCAAATAAAAGTTTTAACATGATCGTTGTTGATGGTGATGAGAGTACAAATGATACCTGTTTGCTCATGGCAAATAAGGCGTCTGGAGTCAATATAGTCAATGACGGTGAAATTGATCCGAATTTCCAGGAAGCCCTTGAGTATCTTTGTATTGATTTGGCTAAAAAAATGGTTAAAGATGGTGAAGGTGCATCTAAGGTTATTGAAGCAAATATTTATGGAGCTAAAAATATTGATGAAGCCAGATTGGCAGCTAAGGCAATTGTAACTTCTCCTTTATTTAAATCTGCCGTATTTGGTGGTGATCCAAATTGGGGAAGGATAGTCTCAGCAATCGGTTATTCCGGAGCAGATGTAAGTGCAGATACAGTAACAATAGCTATAGCTAATAAACAAGATGAAGTTGACCTTGTAAAAGATGGTGAAATTCTTGCTTTTGAAGGAACTGATAATCTTTTAAGAGCTGAGAAAATCATGCTCGGAGAAGAGGTCATTGTAAATGTTGATCTTAATAAAGGTGATGGTGAAGCTACAGCTTGGGGCTGTGATTTAAGTTATGATTATGTGAAAATCAATGCTGAATATACTACTTAA